A genome region from Thermomonospora amylolytica includes the following:
- a CDS encoding tetratricopeptide repeat protein has protein sequence MYEWYTRGMALLGSGSPAAAVQLLQRAADAEPSSRSIREALARAQYGARRFAEAADSFRWIVQENPAEDYALFGLGLSLSRLGDFEQAVEHLALAVAMRPENKDYTKALRHVRATLEARR, from the coding sequence GTGTACGAGTGGTACACCCGCGGCATGGCCCTGCTGGGCTCGGGCAGCCCGGCGGCGGCGGTGCAGCTGCTGCAGCGGGCGGCCGACGCGGAGCCGTCGTCGCGGAGCATCAGGGAGGCGCTGGCCCGCGCCCAGTACGGGGCGCGGCGGTTCGCCGAGGCGGCCGACAGCTTCCGCTGGATCGTGCAGGAGAACCCGGCCGAGGACTACGCGCTGTTCGGGCTGGGCCTGTCGCTGTCCAGGCTCGGCGACTTCGAGCAGGCCGTGGAGCATCTGGCGCTGGCCGTGGCGATGCGGCCGGAGAACAAGGACTACACCAAGGCCCTGCGGCACGTGCGGGCCACCCTGGAGGCCCGCCGCTGA
- a CDS encoding SCP2 sterol-binding domain-containing protein, translating into MANEEECRAALDLIRTRLGAVDPERFADHVVERTIVCRVPDLGLAWRSRIHAGGLDPFEITADTGDGQVRVTVGSDDLVALAKDELHAGRAWATGRLKIEASFRDLLRLRRLL; encoded by the coding sequence ATGGCGAACGAGGAGGAGTGCCGGGCGGCGCTGGACCTGATCCGCACCCGGCTGGGCGCCGTCGATCCCGAGCGCTTCGCCGACCACGTGGTGGAACGCACGATCGTGTGCCGCGTCCCGGACCTGGGGCTGGCCTGGCGGTCCCGGATCCACGCGGGCGGCCTGGACCCGTTCGAGATCACCGCCGACACGGGCGACGGGCAGGTCCGGGTGACGGTGGGCAGCGACGACCTGGTGGCGCTGGCCAAGGACGAGCTGCACGCCGGCCGGGCGTGGGCGACCGGCCGGCTCAAGATCGAGGCGAGCTTCCGCGACCTGCTGCGGCTGCGCAGGCTGCTGTGA
- a CDS encoding glycerophosphodiester phosphodiesterase family protein: MNRWRQVALAVAAALTLGTVAARPAAAEPDHDRHRKAFDLQAHRGGMGLVVESTIPAFANALELGVSTLELDVQITEDRQAVVTHDRRISNRTCKDTVPAFPGDPEFPYVGKYVHTLTLAQVRTMDCGSTTMPAHPGQRAVPGEKMALLSEVFALVHRYRAYGVKLNVETKVEAGAPHETAPREQFVQVTVHEVRKARLLRQVTVQSFDWGALMRMRQVEPRLPLVALTNYDFLQTGRPGASPWLGGLDIDDFGGDPLRAVRSFGASAFSPVHGFPQNGKVTDPDYRPYVTRDMVERAHRMGLKVIPWTINDEPTMHKLIDDGVDGIITDYPDRLRDVMAERGLKPPKGYRAR, translated from the coding sequence ATGAACAGATGGCGCCAGGTCGCGCTGGCCGTCGCCGCCGCGCTCACGCTGGGCACCGTCGCTGCCCGGCCCGCCGCGGCCGAGCCCGACCACGACCGGCATCGCAAGGCGTTCGACCTGCAGGCCCACCGCGGGGGTATGGGGCTGGTGGTCGAGAGCACGATCCCGGCGTTCGCCAACGCCCTCGAGCTGGGGGTCAGCACCCTCGAGCTGGATGTGCAGATCACCGAGGACCGTCAGGCCGTCGTCACCCACGACCGCCGCATCAGCAACCGCACCTGCAAGGACACCGTGCCCGCCTTCCCGGGCGACCCGGAGTTCCCCTACGTGGGCAAGTACGTCCACACCCTGACCCTCGCGCAGGTCCGCACCATGGACTGCGGCTCGACGACGATGCCCGCCCACCCCGGCCAGCGGGCGGTGCCGGGCGAGAAGATGGCGCTGCTGAGCGAGGTGTTCGCGCTCGTCCACCGCTACCGGGCGTACGGGGTGAAGCTGAACGTCGAGACCAAGGTCGAGGCGGGCGCGCCGCACGAGACCGCCCCGCGCGAGCAGTTCGTCCAGGTCACCGTGCACGAGGTCCGCAAGGCGCGGCTGCTGCGGCAGGTCACCGTCCAGAGCTTCGACTGGGGCGCGCTGATGCGGATGCGGCAGGTCGAGCCGCGGCTGCCGCTGGTGGCGCTCACCAACTACGACTTCCTGCAGACCGGGCGGCCCGGTGCGTCGCCGTGGCTGGGCGGGCTGGACATCGACGACTTCGGCGGCGACCCGCTGCGCGCGGTGAGGTCGTTCGGGGCGTCGGCGTTCTCCCCGGTGCACGGCTTCCCGCAGAACGGCAAGGTCACCGACCCCGACTACCGGCCGTACGTGACGCGGGACATGGTCGAGCGGGCCCACCGGATGGGCCTGAAGGTGATCCCGTGGACGATCAACGACGAGCCCACCATGCACAAGCTGATCGACGACGGCGTGGACGGCATCATCACCGACTACCCCGACCGGTTGCGCGACGTCATGGCCGAACGGGGCCTCAAACCGCCCAAGGGTTACCGGGCCCGCTGA
- a CDS encoding HAD-IIA family hydrolase, whose product MRGCDRPLSEAYDVALLDLDGVVYVGHRPVPGAPEALAKARAAGQRLAFVTNNASRTPGAVAALLTGMGVPADAGDVVTSAQAAARLLSERLPAGSKVLVVGGMGLRHALYAQGLVPVSTAAERPAAVVQGYDPNLSYGLIAQGAQAVAQGALFVASNGDLTIPGGEGPPRPGNGSLMQVIRAATGVDPIVTGKPERPLHHESIIRTDARAPLIVGDRLDTDIEGAHNGGADSLLVFTGVTDPLTVLTAEPRHRPTYLSADLGGLLVPHPPVRADGEGHHCGGWTARRAGGEIELTGEGDPWDGLRALCGAAWRTGEPVDAKAVARALERLDLT is encoded by the coding sequence GTGCGCGGGTGCGACCGTCCACTGAGCGAGGCGTACGACGTCGCGCTGCTCGATCTCGACGGGGTGGTGTACGTGGGACACCGCCCCGTGCCGGGCGCGCCGGAGGCGCTGGCCAAGGCGCGCGCCGCCGGGCAGCGCCTGGCGTTCGTCACCAACAACGCCTCGCGGACGCCCGGCGCGGTGGCGGCGCTGCTCACCGGCATGGGGGTGCCCGCCGACGCCGGCGACGTGGTCACCAGCGCGCAGGCGGCGGCGCGGCTGCTGTCCGAACGGCTGCCCGCCGGGTCCAAGGTGCTGGTCGTCGGCGGGATGGGACTGCGGCACGCGCTGTACGCCCAGGGCCTGGTGCCGGTGTCCACCGCCGCCGAACGTCCCGCCGCCGTCGTCCAGGGCTACGACCCGAACCTGTCGTACGGGCTCATCGCCCAGGGCGCCCAGGCGGTGGCGCAGGGGGCGCTGTTCGTCGCCTCCAACGGAGACCTGACCATCCCCGGCGGGGAAGGCCCGCCCAGGCCCGGCAACGGCTCGCTCATGCAGGTGATCAGGGCGGCGACCGGGGTGGACCCGATCGTCACCGGCAAGCCCGAACGCCCCCTGCACCACGAGTCGATCATCCGGACCGATGCCCGCGCCCCGCTCATCGTGGGGGACCGGCTGGACACCGACATCGAGGGCGCGCACAACGGCGGCGCCGACAGCCTGCTGGTGTTCACCGGCGTCACCGACCCGCTGACCGTGCTGACCGCGGAACCCCGGCACCGCCCCACCTACCTGTCGGCCGACCTGGGCGGGCTGCTCGTTCCGCATCCCCCGGTACGCGCGGACGGCGAGGGCCACCACTGCGGCGGCTGGACCGCCCGCCGGGCCGGCGGCGAGATCGAGCTGACCGGCGAGGGAGACCCCTGGGACGGGCTGCGCGCCCTGTGCGGCGCGGCCTGGCGCACCGGCGAGCCCGTCGACGCCAAGGCCGTCGCCCGCGCGCTGGAACGGCTCGACCTCACCTGA